In Leptospira sp. WS58.C1, a single genomic region encodes these proteins:
- a CDS encoding YraN family protein — protein MGPVSKYKVRKGKEGEDLAVELLLKQGHRILERNFRIKKGEIDIISEKENVLYFTEVKYWAKISPIHPLEIFHPAKMKKMKTAAEYYLSKNVSFRDHFVSFSLALITEKRELKYYLNLF, from the coding sequence ATGGGACCCGTCTCCAAATATAAAGTACGAAAAGGAAAAGAAGGAGAGGATCTCGCCGTCGAATTACTTCTTAAGCAAGGTCATAGAATTTTAGAAAGGAATTTCCGGATCAAAAAGGGAGAAATCGACATAATTAGTGAGAAAGAAAACGTCCTATATTTTACGGAAGTGAAGTACTGGGCCAAAATTTCGCCGATTCATCCTTTGGAAATATTCCACCCGGCTAAGATGAAAAAAATGAAAACGGCAGCCGAGTATTATTTGAGTAAAAACGTTTCGTTTAGAGATCATTTTGTCTCCTTCTCCTTGGCCCTTATTACCGAAAAAAGGGAACTGAAATATTATCTTAATCTATTCTAA
- a CDS encoding type II secretion system protein has product MGPRAKGRIRSGFTLIELGVAVFLIGVMFALVLPSLVNLLTPGAQEEAMLLHDVVNFCFRRAKINQRTVYLELNVDTETYTIIDIERDETGLKEVPVFQDRELPSSSAIVDVMDGRGYRYNTGKIRIPFSPMAVAEDFYIHLGPDPEITRTLIVKRYGGKSEIEDGEVVISKEQLEEYKRSEQYGTSKF; this is encoded by the coding sequence ATGGGCCCAAGAGCGAAAGGCCGGATTCGTTCCGGCTTCACATTGATCGAATTGGGAGTCGCAGTATTCCTGATCGGTGTAATGTTCGCTCTTGTGCTTCCTTCCTTAGTCAATTTACTCACGCCAGGTGCCCAAGAAGAAGCGATGTTACTACATGACGTTGTGAACTTCTGCTTTCGTAGGGCAAAAATCAACCAACGGACAGTCTACCTAGAGCTAAACGTGGATACGGAAACGTATACCATCATCGATATAGAAAGGGACGAGACCGGCTTGAAAGAAGTCCCGGTATTCCAGGACAGGGAACTTCCAAGTTCTTCCGCGATCGTGGACGTAATGGATGGACGAGGTTACAGATACAATACCGGAAAGATCCGCATTCCGTTCTCTCCTATGGCGGTGGCGGAAGATTTTTATATCCATTTAGGTCCCGATCCGGAGATCACAAGGACACTGATCGTCAAACGTTACGGCGGGAAATCGGAAATAGAGGACGGGGAAGTCGTAATCTCCAAGGAACAATTGGAAGAATACAAACGTAGTGAACAATATGGCACGAGTAAGTTTTAA
- a CDS encoding M23 family metallopeptidase has translation MSSRNIKRKSSRRSPLGSRRHPDAADIKYVKRTILYLPILSAILTSSLSADPLKNYENAINDYANKDSSFFTDKEERKIKQLFSQSPQEWEEDKYSSLSYHKDKSNLELPSFISINPIVSSKIVSQSGFIIKSYIVKPKDTLFRIAKSLKTTAAKISEANGLNKGSVLKVGQSLSVPVKVGNASRQKIEYKRVFITPVLGARFSSRYGKRKDPFHTGGGGFHTGIDMAGPQGAPILASAEGVVSFAGVNGGYGNSVIIDHPNGYRTMYAHCAKITVEEGTKVRAGTVIGAVGRTGSATGSHLHFEVFYNGKRINPEVALRKTLKIVTNLDPGKVAKL, from the coding sequence ATGAGCTCACGGAATATAAAAAGAAAAAGTAGCCGTCGTTCCCCCCTAGGTTCAAGAAGGCATCCCGATGCGGCCGATATTAAATATGTGAAACGGACGATTCTTTACCTTCCCATTCTATCCGCCATACTTACCTCGTCTTTATCGGCCGATCCGCTCAAGAATTACGAAAACGCGATCAACGATTACGCGAATAAAGACTCCTCCTTCTTTACGGACAAGGAAGAACGTAAGATCAAACAATTATTCTCTCAATCACCTCAAGAATGGGAAGAGGATAAGTATTCTTCGCTTAGTTATCATAAGGACAAATCCAATCTGGAACTTCCTTCTTTTATCAGTATCAATCCTATCGTTTCTTCCAAGATCGTTAGCCAAAGCGGCTTTATTATAAAATCCTATATCGTAAAACCTAAGGATACTTTATTCCGGATCGCTAAATCCTTAAAGACCACTGCGGCTAAAATTTCTGAGGCAAACGGTTTAAATAAGGGTTCCGTTCTAAAAGTAGGACAAAGTTTAAGTGTTCCTGTTAAAGTGGGAAATGCTTCCCGCCAAAAAATAGAATACAAAAGAGTATTCATCACCCCTGTCTTAGGCGCTAGATTTTCGTCCAGATATGGTAAAAGAAAAGATCCATTCCACACAGGAGGAGGCGGTTTCCATACCGGCATAGATATGGCTGGCCCTCAAGGAGCACCCATTTTAGCTTCTGCAGAAGGTGTGGTAAGTTTTGCCGGAGTCAACGGCGGTTACGGGAATTCCGTCATCATAGATCATCCAAACGGTTATAGGACCATGTATGCACATTGTGCTAAAATTACGGTGGAAGAGGGAACGAAAGTGAGAGCAGGGACGGTCATAGGTGCCGTAGGTCGTACAGGCTCTGCCACAGGTTCCCATCTCCATTTTGAGGTGTTCTATAACGGAAAAAGGATCAATCCTGAGGTGGCACTTAGGAAGACCTTAAAAATTGTTACCAACCTGGACCCAGGTAAAGTAGCAAAACTTTAA
- the gspE gene encoding type II secretion system ATPase GspE, producing the protein MKTLGDILVEDGVISAKDLEDSLKLQKKNHLPLGHILQKKGIAGEVDVLKAMARLYKMEFREKLEFKGMEEVYDRIPLKLIQKSKIVPFELNKKNVKVAVSDPTDLHPMDDVRTALREFKVEFILAPEPEVMRLIHSQFDNTSAAAKDMLNEMEGSFSELAEGFDNETIDLSDDAPIIKMVNVILSQAVNERASDIHVEPYEKSLVVRYRIDGILHNVLTPPKSYHAGITSRIKIMSNLNIAENRLPQDGRIKLRLAGKDVDIRVSTIPCQFGERIVMRLLNKTDQKYSLESMGFYPELIKTLRTLIYEPHGIILVTGPTGSGKSTTLYSALTELNTEERNIITCEDPVEYQIDGVSQMQMQEKIGLTFATGLRAILRQDPDVIMVGEIRDEETARIAIQASLTGHLVFSTLHTNDAASAATRLVDMGIEPYLITSTVLGFMAQRLVRTICKECKTSYKPTPQELESIGISKKDLKGGVLYKGKGCSHCMNTGFKGRTGVYELLIIDSKIKNAILAGSDTNRINDVALESGFATMRDYGIRKVLDGITTPDEVLRVT; encoded by the coding sequence GTGAAAACTCTAGGTGATATTCTCGTAGAAGACGGGGTCATATCCGCCAAGGATCTGGAAGACTCTCTCAAACTACAAAAAAAGAATCATTTACCCCTAGGACATATTCTTCAGAAAAAAGGGATCGCCGGAGAAGTAGACGTTCTCAAGGCGATGGCTAGGCTTTACAAAATGGAATTCCGGGAAAAACTGGAATTCAAGGGAATGGAGGAAGTTTACGACCGTATTCCTCTTAAGCTCATCCAAAAAAGTAAAATAGTCCCTTTCGAACTAAATAAAAAAAACGTAAAAGTAGCGGTGTCCGATCCTACGGATCTTCACCCAATGGACGACGTACGTACTGCATTAAGAGAATTTAAAGTAGAATTCATACTTGCCCCTGAACCCGAGGTGATGAGACTCATCCACTCTCAGTTCGACAATACCTCCGCAGCCGCGAAAGATATGTTGAATGAAATGGAAGGCAGCTTCTCGGAACTCGCGGAAGGTTTCGATAACGAAACGATAGATCTTTCTGACGATGCGCCTATCATAAAAATGGTGAACGTCATCCTATCCCAAGCGGTAAACGAAAGAGCTTCGGATATTCACGTAGAACCTTATGAAAAAAGTCTAGTAGTTCGATACAGGATAGACGGTATTCTTCATAACGTATTGACCCCTCCGAAGTCTTATCATGCAGGGATCACATCCCGTATTAAGATCATGTCCAACTTGAACATTGCGGAGAACAGATTACCTCAGGACGGTAGGATCAAACTTAGACTTGCGGGAAAGGATGTGGATATCCGGGTTTCCACAATTCCTTGTCAGTTCGGAGAACGTATCGTTATGCGTCTCTTAAATAAAACGGATCAGAAATATTCTTTGGAATCCATGGGTTTTTATCCGGAACTGATCAAAACTCTGCGAACTCTGATTTATGAACCCCACGGTATTATCTTAGTAACGGGTCCTACGGGATCGGGAAAATCCACCACATTATATTCCGCTTTGACCGAGCTGAATACGGAAGAAAGAAACATCATTACTTGTGAAGACCCGGTGGAATACCAGATAGACGGCGTTTCCCAAATGCAAATGCAGGAAAAAATCGGGCTTACATTTGCAACGGGACTTAGAGCAATACTACGTCAGGACCCGGACGTAATTATGGTGGGGGAGATCCGGGACGAAGAAACTGCAAGGATTGCCATCCAAGCCTCCTTAACAGGTCACTTGGTATTCTCTACTTTACACACCAATGATGCGGCATCTGCGGCGACTAGACTAGTGGATATGGGCATCGAGCCTTATCTAATCACATCCACTGTTTTAGGATTTATGGCCCAAAGGCTTGTAAGAACTATATGCAAAGAATGTAAAACTTCCTATAAACCTACTCCTCAAGAATTGGAGTCTATCGGTATTTCCAAAAAGGATCTAAAGGGTGGAGTTTTGTATAAAGGGAAAGGTTGTTCTCATTGTATGAACACCGGATTTAAAGGAAGAACAGGAGTTTACGAACTTCTGATCATAGATAGTAAGATCAAAAATGCTATCTTGGCCGGATCTGATACGAATAGGATCAACGATGTTGCCTTAGAGAGCGGATTCGCTACAATGAGAGATTACGGCATCCGAAAAGTATTGGATGGGATCACCACCCCGGATGAAGTTCTAAGGGTTACTTAA
- a CDS encoding type II secretion system F family protein — protein sequence MALYTYTAFNKKGKEEKGIIDAPSILSARAKLKSKGFYVRQISEDAERKDRELFPFLARLLYRVPKKIIGLFSRQLGTLLGAGIPLDKSLSSIIEQTDHEVFRKVVIAMQADITEGSSLSDSMRKHPDVFPNQYPSLVSVGERTGDYETALIRLAEMEDKNLQLKAKVTTALVYPGIIFCLLQIVIIFLLTTVVPQIEHLFVEFNATLPMITQIVIGSSKILTGYWFLIFPAIGAAVIGFFFYKSTPEGKEKWEKFVLRIPIIRTLNKKVLISNFARNLGILLTNRVPLIISLQIVEQIVNHSVFGQEIRNACERIREGEKLSAAFTGSEILPQLVLGMMSAGEVSDRVPEMLNKLAEIYDQEVDSALKNATQAIEPLMLVFMGFAIGIIMAAIIVPMFSLTQNLQGI from the coding sequence ATGGCTCTTTATACTTATACCGCATTTAACAAAAAGGGAAAGGAAGAGAAGGGGATTATCGACGCCCCAAGTATCCTTTCGGCGAGAGCTAAACTCAAAAGTAAAGGTTTCTATGTTCGTCAAATTTCCGAGGACGCGGAAAGAAAGGATAGAGAACTTTTTCCATTCTTAGCTAGACTTCTTTATAGAGTCCCGAAAAAGATCATAGGTCTTTTTTCGAGACAGCTCGGAACTCTATTGGGTGCGGGGATTCCTCTAGATAAATCTCTCTCTAGTATCATTGAACAAACTGATCACGAAGTTTTTAGAAAAGTAGTGATCGCAATGCAGGCGGATATCACAGAAGGAAGTTCCTTATCTGATTCGATGAGAAAACATCCGGACGTATTCCCAAATCAGTATCCTTCTCTTGTTTCCGTGGGAGAAAGAACAGGTGATTACGAAACTGCACTCATTCGTCTCGCAGAGATGGAAGACAAAAATCTTCAGTTAAAAGCCAAGGTCACCACTGCGCTCGTTTATCCCGGAATTATTTTCTGCCTTTTACAGATCGTGATCATCTTCCTACTCACCACAGTTGTCCCTCAAATCGAACATCTATTCGTGGAGTTTAACGCAACTCTTCCTATGATCACTCAGATCGTGATCGGAAGTTCCAAGATCCTAACCGGATATTGGTTTCTTATCTTTCCTGCAATCGGTGCTGCAGTAATCGGATTTTTCTTTTATAAATCCACTCCGGAAGGTAAGGAAAAATGGGAGAAATTCGTTCTTAGAATACCCATTATCCGAACCCTGAATAAAAAAGTCCTTATATCCAATTTCGCCAGGAATCTTGGGATCCTTCTCACAAACAGGGTTCCCTTGATCATTTCTCTCCAAATTGTGGAACAAATCGTAAATCATTCCGTTTTCGGACAAGAAATACGGAATGCATGCGAAAGAATCCGAGAAGGAGAGAAACTTTCCGCAGCATTCACAGGGTCAGAGATATTACCACAACTAGTCTTAGGTATGATGTCCGCCGGAGAAGTTTCGGATAGAGTCCCCGAGATGTTGAATAAGCTCGCGGAAATTTATGACCAGGAAGTGGATTCCGCTTTAAAAAATGCAACCCAGGCAATCGAACCTTTGATGCTTGTTTTTATGGGATTTGCGATCGGTATCATTATGGCGGCGATCATCGTTCCGATGTTCAGCTTGACCCAGAACTTACAAGGTATATAA
- a CDS encoding type II secretion system-associated lipoprotein: protein MHEMVRFFAFLLALFTLQCGARLIKKEKLSEINEHYQDKIYSLKKDTKVSATETFKKGMLVRIYIESTPSLIKVKCFPADQKREHAIGRLIAYQVNEDLEKKTISIEDLDKIVANELTEYKKKK from the coding sequence ATGCATGAAATGGTGCGATTCTTCGCTTTTTTATTGGCTCTATTTACCTTACAGTGCGGGGCCAGACTGATCAAAAAAGAGAAGTTATCCGAGATCAACGAGCATTACCAGGATAAGATATATAGTCTCAAAAAAGACACAAAAGTCTCCGCAACCGAAACTTTTAAGAAGGGAATGTTGGTCCGAATCTACATCGAATCGACTCCGTCCCTAATAAAAGTGAAATGTTTCCCCGCTGACCAAAAAAGGGAACATGCTATCGGCAGGCTGATCGCTTATCAGGTAAACGAAGATCTAGAGAAAAAAACCATCAGTATAGAGGATTTGGATAAGATCGTTGCAAATGAGCTCACGGAATATAAAAAGAAAAAGTAG
- the gspD gene encoding type II secretion system secretin GspD: MRKTDLRSRYLRNAAFAFLLLLSVNEGLLSQASKKGSKRNTAPVAEDTKEKTFFANWRDTELNDFLKGMSAILKKNILLDESLKGKKITIISQKEIPVKNAFPFMKAVLESMGFAIVEEVDLITIVKLKDALARSPYVRVGKEPIPETEALDNRIITQIIPVENVKPEELEPILKRLTSPNTDIIVYRNTNTIVLSGSTADINKLLTLVNELDVRPDETAPGAVASAGDVHIYTLEFSEAEKIAATLIKLDNPMVGDLPVASGAPGAPPPPAPKVEKIKAVAHKESNSVIVTATEAEWNEIRKIIRVLDSARKQVLLEVLIVELSSTDTNDFGIDWRFQGQGPYSQFNSGLAKEGNIINSSGRINPNLNTLSGFSLGFVQAGAQQILGILSANQGNENFNVLSAPQVLTLDNQEAEINVGQDVPVRTQSRNAGLGGANAVTVDNYEYRPTGIKLKFTPHVNKNNRITLDLLQEIKNIASIALAGGNPTFNRREVKTTITIDNRQTIVIGGLISNDKQKRLIKIPLLGDIPYLGWIFRRTTEQLKKTNLMVFITPHILDNRELADKMTVKKKLQQERYEIERERVLNKEATIKERGE, encoded by the coding sequence ATGCGCAAAACAGATTTACGATCCAGATATTTGAGAAACGCGGCATTCGCGTTCTTACTTCTTCTTTCGGTGAACGAAGGTTTACTCTCCCAAGCTTCCAAAAAGGGAAGTAAAAGAAATACTGCCCCGGTAGCTGAGGATACAAAGGAAAAGACCTTTTTCGCCAACTGGAGAGATACCGAACTGAATGATTTTCTAAAAGGGATGAGCGCGATCCTTAAGAAAAACATTCTTTTGGATGAAAGTTTAAAAGGTAAGAAGATCACGATCATCTCCCAAAAAGAGATCCCTGTCAAAAACGCATTTCCGTTTATGAAGGCAGTTTTGGAATCTATGGGATTTGCGATCGTAGAAGAAGTGGATCTGATCACAATCGTAAAACTAAAGGATGCACTTGCCAGATCTCCTTACGTTCGTGTGGGTAAGGAACCGATCCCGGAAACGGAAGCTCTGGATAACCGGATCATCACCCAGATCATTCCGGTGGAAAATGTAAAACCGGAAGAATTGGAACCGATCTTAAAAAGATTAACTTCTCCTAATACCGATATTATCGTTTATAGAAATACGAATACAATCGTACTTTCCGGTTCTACTGCCGACATCAATAAACTACTCACTTTAGTAAACGAGTTGGATGTAAGACCGGATGAAACCGCTCCCGGAGCAGTAGCCTCTGCCGGTGATGTTCATATTTATACATTAGAATTCAGTGAAGCGGAGAAAATTGCTGCGACTCTGATCAAGTTGGATAATCCTATGGTAGGAGATCTCCCTGTTGCGAGCGGCGCTCCCGGCGCACCACCTCCTCCTGCTCCGAAGGTGGAAAAGATCAAAGCTGTCGCTCATAAGGAATCCAACTCGGTCATCGTTACTGCAACCGAAGCGGAATGGAATGAGATCCGCAAAATTATCCGAGTTCTGGATTCCGCAAGAAAGCAAGTGTTGTTGGAAGTATTGATCGTGGAACTTTCTTCCACGGATACCAACGACTTCGGTATCGACTGGAGATTCCAGGGACAAGGTCCTTATAGCCAGTTCAACTCCGGACTTGCCAAAGAAGGAAATATCATCAACTCCAGCGGTAGGATCAACCCGAACCTGAACACGTTATCCGGCTTCTCTCTTGGTTTCGTACAAGCGGGAGCACAACAGATCTTAGGTATCTTAAGCGCCAATCAAGGAAACGAGAACTTTAACGTATTATCCGCACCTCAAGTATTGACCTTGGACAACCAAGAAGCGGAGATCAACGTTGGGCAGGACGTTCCGGTCCGAACCCAAAGCCGTAACGCAGGATTGGGTGGAGCAAACGCAGTAACTGTGGACAACTACGAATATCGTCCAACCGGTATTAAGTTAAAGTTCACCCCCCATGTGAATAAGAATAACCGTATCACTTTGGATCTTTTACAAGAGATCAAGAACATTGCCTCCATCGCACTTGCAGGGGGAAACCCTACCTTCAACAGAAGGGAAGTGAAAACAACGATCACTATCGACAATAGACAAACCATCGTGATCGGAGGTTTGATCTCCAATGATAAACAAAAACGTCTGATCAAGATCCCTCTTCTCGGAGATATTCCCTATTTGGGATGGATTTTCCGTAGGACTACCGAACAGTTAAAAAAGACCAATTTGATGGTTTTTATCACTCCACATATCTTGGATAATCGTGAACTTGCTGATAAGATGACAGTTAAGAAAAAACTACAGCAAGAAAGATATGAAATTGAAAGGGAAAGGGTTCTAAACAAGGAAGCCACCATCAAGGAACGCGGAGAATAA
- a CDS encoding type II secretion system protein GspG, with the protein MKTGNKRRKGFTLIELAIVVAILGALMTIILVSVDFGGVSIETAKMKIKKDKQELRLHLERYASKFGSYPTEEQGLDALVERPTTGEIPETWIPMVSSKDSINDPWKNPYKLRYDGAGEIQIITFGQDKVEGGEGLNSDFDITKEEQYPPQFTSSSGSKK; encoded by the coding sequence TTGAAAACGGGAAACAAACGGAGAAAAGGATTCACTCTTATCGAATTGGCGATCGTAGTCGCCATCTTAGGTGCTTTGATGACTATCATTCTTGTCAGTGTGGATTTCGGTGGAGTGAGTATCGAAACCGCAAAGATGAAGATCAAAAAAGACAAACAGGAACTTAGACTACATCTAGAAAGATACGCTTCCAAATTCGGAAGTTATCCAACCGAAGAGCAAGGACTAGACGCGTTAGTGGAAAGACCGACTACCGGAGAAATTCCTGAGACCTGGATCCCGATGGTAAGCAGCAAGGATTCCATCAACGATCCATGGAAAAACCCATACAAACTCCGATACGATGGAGCGGGCGAAATCCAGATCATTACGTTTGGTCAGGATAAAGTAGAAGGTGGAGAAGGTTTAAATTCAGACTTCGATATCACTAAAGAAGAGCAATATCCTCCTCAGTTCACTTCCTCATCCGGTTCTAAAAAATAA
- a CDS encoding YifB family Mg chelatase-like AAA ATPase produces METYKLTKFWGASLEGILPFPVSVEINIKRGIPRFQITGLPSPSIKESTDRIRIAIENSGFEYTLQNILVHLAPAGRKKEGTYLDLPIAAGILHLTEQLPPSEKLEQFLFLGELGLDGTVKPLKGILPILSGLENLGFSAAVVPFENRKEASLIGKFPIYTISHLKDLVSLAKGEIKPEPRGSIKIRSEVLAWKSEFHKSQLPAIRAIQIASAGFHHCLLSGPPGAGKTMLAKLAYGFLPKIQEKEGIELLGIRSLQENLSDTEVERPFRTPHHTTSDIALVGGSSSLRMGEVSLAGNGILFLDELSEFNSRNLQALREPMEEGKITISRIKGSITYPASFLFIGATNPCPCGYYQSLIKECNCSVSSIRNYQSPFNGPFLDRIEIFYHLGFAIHTDEKKVSINLKSIRDSIQTASDIQRSRLFRETGKLYNGKLRGEEVERMIPLSRECEVYFWKAVDIHKFSIRKVAHFRKVARTIADLEGSKEVLLRNLEEALVFLNSGWSPENRAVT; encoded by the coding sequence ATGGAGACATACAAACTGACCAAATTTTGGGGAGCTTCCCTTGAGGGAATTCTTCCCTTTCCGGTTTCTGTTGAGATCAACATAAAAAGAGGGATACCCAGGTTCCAGATCACTGGACTTCCGAGCCCTTCTATCAAAGAATCCACCGATAGGATCAGGATCGCTATAGAGAATAGTGGATTCGAATACACTCTACAGAATATTCTGGTTCATTTAGCGCCTGCCGGCAGAAAAAAAGAAGGGACATACTTAGATCTTCCGATTGCAGCAGGGATCTTACACCTAACGGAACAATTGCCACCTTCCGAAAAACTAGAACAATTCCTTTTCTTGGGAGAATTAGGACTGGATGGAACCGTTAAACCTCTAAAAGGGATCCTTCCTATACTTTCCGGATTGGAAAATTTAGGTTTTTCCGCGGCAGTTGTACCTTTTGAAAATCGAAAGGAAGCTTCCCTAATCGGAAAATTTCCGATCTATACGATCTCTCATCTGAAAGATTTAGTCTCTTTAGCCAAAGGAGAGATCAAGCCGGAACCAAGAGGAAGTATAAAGATCAGATCCGAAGTCCTTGCTTGGAAATCAGAATTTCATAAAAGCCAATTGCCTGCCATACGAGCGATTCAAATTGCAAGCGCCGGATTTCATCATTGTTTATTGTCAGGCCCTCCGGGTGCAGGAAAAACAATGCTAGCAAAATTGGCGTATGGATTTCTTCCCAAGATCCAGGAGAAGGAAGGAATTGAACTATTAGGCATTCGATCTTTACAAGAGAACTTGTCCGATACGGAAGTGGAAAGACCTTTTAGGACGCCACATCATACTACATCCGATATTGCTTTGGTCGGAGGATCAAGCAGCCTGAGAATGGGTGAAGTTTCCCTAGCTGGAAATGGGATCTTATTCTTAGATGAACTTTCTGAATTCAATTCTCGAAACTTACAGGCGTTACGGGAACCGATGGAAGAAGGTAAAATTACGATCTCACGAATAAAAGGATCGATCACCTACCCAGCTTCTTTTTTATTTATAGGAGCGACCAATCCTTGTCCTTGCGGATATTACCAAAGCTTAATAAAGGAATGTAACTGCAGTGTTTCCAGTATTCGAAATTACCAATCTCCTTTTAACGGACCGTTTTTGGATCGGATCGAAATATTTTACCATTTGGGTTTTGCGATCCATACGGATGAGAAGAAGGTTTCTATTAATTTAAAATCCATCCGGGACTCCATCCAAACCGCTTCGGACATACAACGTAGTAGACTATTCAGAGAAACAGGGAAACTCTACAACGGAAAATTAAGAGGAGAAGAAGTAGAAAGAATGATCCCTCTTTCCAGGGAGTGCGAAGTTTATTTTTGGAAAGCTGTCGATATACATAAATTCAGCATTCGTAAGGTGGCCCATTTTAGAAAAGTGGCAAGGACGATTGCGGATTTGGAAGGTTCTAAAGAAGTACTTTTGAGGAATTTGGAGGAGGCCCTTGTTTTCCTGAATTCCGGATGGTCTCCGGAAAACAGGGCCGTAACCTAA